The following are encoded together in the Iodobacter fluviatilis genome:
- a CDS encoding DUF2164 domain-containing protein — MALKISKEAEALLIKSIKHYFDKNMDEPIGNLQAGMLLDFIMQEIAPSIYNQAIMDAQAYMQDKALDMPGSCFEPEMSFWIKK, encoded by the coding sequence ATGGCATTAAAAATAAGCAAAGAGGCCGAAGCCTTATTGATAAAGTCAATTAAGCATTATTTTGATAAAAATATGGACGAACCTATTGGTAATTTACAGGCCGGCATGTTGTTAGATTTCATTATGCAAGAAATTGCGCCTAGCATTTACAACCAAGCAATTATGGATGCCCAAGCGTATATGCAAGACAAAGCGCTTGATATGCCGGGGAGCTGTTTTGAGCCAGAAATGAGCTTCTGGATTAAAAAATGA
- the nth gene encoding endonuclease III, translating into MNKETRRIFYQRLADLDPNPTTELNYSSPFELLTAVLLSAQATDVGVNKATKRLFPAANTPETILALGVEGLESYIATIGLYHSKAKHLLETCRMLIELHGSEVPRDRASLEALPGVGRKTANVVMNTAFGIPTIAVDTHIFRVSNRTGLAPGKDVKVVEEKLLKNTPAEFKLNAHHWLILHGRYVCKARKPECWSCVVNDVCDYKTKQITPPPGR; encoded by the coding sequence ATGAATAAAGAAACTCGGCGGATCTTTTACCAGCGTCTTGCAGATCTTGATCCTAACCCAACCACTGAGCTTAACTACAGCAGCCCCTTTGAGCTGCTGACGGCGGTATTGCTCTCAGCCCAAGCGACCGATGTGGGGGTGAATAAGGCGACTAAGCGCTTATTCCCGGCTGCCAATACGCCAGAAACCATCTTGGCTTTAGGTGTGGAAGGGCTGGAATCCTATATTGCGACCATTGGCCTTTATCACAGCAAAGCTAAGCATTTGCTGGAAACCTGCCGTATGCTCATCGAGCTGCACGGCAGCGAAGTGCCAAGGGATAGAGCGTCGCTGGAAGCCCTGCCCGGTGTGGGTAGAAAAACCGCCAATGTGGTGATGAATACGGCGTTTGGTATCCCAACCATTGCGGTGGATACGCATATCTTCCGCGTATCTAATCGCACGGGTTTAGCCCCTGGCAAGGATGTTAAAGTTGTTGAAGAAAAGCTGTTAAAAAACACCCCCGCCGAATTTAAACTTAACGCCCATCACTGGTTGATTCTGCATGGCCGCTACGTGTGTAAAGCCCGTAAGCCCGAATGCTGGAGCTGCGTAGTAAATGATGTTTGTGATTACAAAACTAAGCAAATTACGCCGCCGCCGGGGCGTTAG
- the ribB gene encoding 3,4-dihydroxy-2-butanone-4-phosphate synthase: MSGNLAAIHRLMADSLRLSHSLNRFSPLLLRERFFMLIEAVSNPIQSTFPIRFKQALADMRQGRPVLLMDDFDRENEADLIVAAEKITDRSMAQMIRDGSGIVCLCLPDETLQHLQLPPMVADNQSRFSTAFTVSIEARHGVSTGVSAADRVTTIKAAIAQGAQPEDLASPGHVFPLRATAGGVLARRGHTEGSVDLAVLAGLQAAAVLCELMNPDGTMARGDDITRYAAENGLQVLSIAELVEYRLQQAK, translated from the coding sequence ATGAGCGGTAATCTAGCTGCCATACATAGGCTTATGGCGGATAGCTTGCGGCTATCCCACTCCCTGAACCGTTTTTCGCCCCTTTTATTGCGAGAGCGTTTCTTTATGTTGATCGAAGCTGTTTCAAATCCTATTCAAAGTACTTTTCCAATTCGCTTTAAACAGGCCTTGGCTGATATGCGCCAAGGGCGGCCGGTTTTATTGATGGATGATTTCGACCGTGAAAACGAAGCCGATTTAATCGTCGCGGCCGAAAAAATCACCGACCGCTCTATGGCGCAAATGATCCGTGATGGCAGCGGCATTGTGTGCCTGTGCCTGCCGGATGAAACCCTGCAGCATTTGCAATTGCCGCCTATGGTGGCAGATAACCAAAGCCGCTTTAGCACGGCGTTTACGGTATCGATAGAGGCGCGGCATGGGGTGAGCACAGGTGTGTCGGCCGCAGATCGGGTGACGACCATTAAGGCTGCGATTGCCCAAGGCGCTCAGCCTGAAGATCTCGCTAGCCCTGGCCATGTTTTCCCGCTACGCGCCACTGCGGGGGGGGTATTGGCGCGCCGTGGCCATACCGAAGGGTCGGTTGATCTCGCTGTATTAGCGGGTTTGCAAGCCGCCGCCGTATTGTGCGAGCTAATGAACCCAGATGGCACGATGGCGCGTGGGGACGATATTACCCGCTACGCTGCTGAGAACGGCCTGCAGGTGCTCAGCATTGCTGAGTTGGTTGAATATCGCTTGCAGCAGGCTAAATAA
- the gltX gene encoding glutamate--tRNA ligase has product MTVRTRFAPSPTGLLHIGGVRTALFSWAHARKNGGAFVLRIEDTDLERSTPESVKAILDGMHWVGIDYDEGPFYQMQRMDRYKEAVQQLLASGHAYHCYMSKEELDAMRADQEALGLKAKYDRRWRPEVGKTLPTPPAGVQPVLRFKTPLDGVVAWDDLVKGRIEIGNIELDDLIIARPDGTPTYNFCVVVDDWDMGITQVIRGDDHVNNTPRQIHIFNALGAPLPQFAHLPMIHNDQGQKLSKRRDAVSVVDYASAGYLPEALLNYLARLGWGHGDDELFTMAQFVEWFDLKDVSASPSRFDKEKLLWLNAQHIKAADTARLADLAKPFLDEKGIDLTSGPALADVVALLKERVQTIVELATEATYFYQPLTPSDEIVAKHLGADDLARLAAFAAEIASLEVWDTASISTFIKEFCKSQGVKMGQVGMPLRAKVCGTTHTPSVDAVLALLGRAEVLKRLG; this is encoded by the coding sequence ATGACTGTACGTACTCGTTTTGCCCCTAGTCCTACGGGCTTGTTACATATTGGTGGTGTGCGCACCGCGCTGTTTTCTTGGGCGCACGCACGCAAAAACGGTGGCGCTTTTGTGCTGCGGATTGAAGACACCGATTTAGAACGCTCTACGCCAGAATCCGTGAAAGCGATTTTGGATGGCATGCACTGGGTAGGCATTGATTACGATGAAGGCCCATTTTACCAAATGCAGCGTATGGATCGCTACAAAGAAGCGGTGCAGCAGCTCTTAGCCAGTGGCCATGCTTATCATTGCTATATGTCTAAAGAAGAGCTCGATGCTATGCGTGCCGATCAAGAAGCATTGGGTTTAAAAGCCAAGTACGACCGCCGTTGGAGACCAGAAGTAGGCAAAACATTGCCAACACCACCAGCGGGTGTGCAGCCCGTTTTACGTTTTAAAACGCCGCTAGATGGCGTAGTGGCTTGGGATGATTTAGTGAAGGGCCGGATTGAGATCGGCAATATTGAGCTAGACGATTTAATTATCGCTCGCCCAGATGGCACCCCAACGTATAATTTTTGCGTGGTGGTGGATGATTGGGATATGGGCATTACCCAAGTGATTCGCGGTGACGATCATGTCAACAACACGCCGCGTCAGATTCATATTTTTAACGCACTAGGCGCGCCGCTGCCGCAGTTTGCCCACCTGCCAATGATTCATAACGATCAGGGCCAGAAACTATCTAAGCGCCGCGATGCGGTGAGCGTGGTCGATTACGCTAGCGCGGGTTATTTACCCGAAGCACTGCTTAATTATTTAGCGCGTTTAGGCTGGGGCCACGGTGACGATGAGTTGTTTACTATGGCGCAGTTTGTAGAATGGTTTGATCTAAAAGATGTATCGGCTAGCCCAAGCCGCTTTGATAAAGAAAAACTGCTGTGGCTGAATGCCCAGCATATTAAGGCCGCCGATACCGCTCGCCTTGCAGATCTGGCTAAGCCGTTCTTGGATGAAAAAGGGATCGATCTGACCTCTGGGCCCGCCTTGGCAGATGTAGTGGCGCTGCTTAAAGAGCGAGTACAAACTATTGTAGAGCTGGCCACAGAAGCCACGTACTTTTATCAGCCACTCACCCCTTCGGATGAGATTGTTGCTAAGCATTTAGGCGCAGATGATTTGGCACGTCTTGCCGCATTTGCTGCTGAAATTGCTAGCTTGGAAGTGTGGGATACCGCCAGCATTTCTACCTTTATAAAAGAGTTTTGCAAATCGCAGGGTGTAAAAATGGGCCAAGTAGGTATGCCTCTACGCGCCAAAGTATGCGGTACTACGCATACCCCTTCGGTAGATGCCGTATTGGCATTGCTTGGTAGGGCTGAAGTCTTGAAGCGATTGGGCTAA
- a CDS encoding PEP-CTERM sorting domain-containing protein, which yields MNMLKKTVAIALFSILSSASYAKNAYVDQFISFTNGAGVDKSASAQGGFNSAYPVSVNPTIATGAPVTGEWVSLPQDYMATYGFNGQQATGTISIFSIANGANEVASVFGRLNSASAWSLIGTVTEGGGLGLGPQASFLTLTSAISQIMVKSHGSAGASPGFDLMGIQGTGMVAVPVPGPETYALMGLGLIAVFAHRRKAANA from the coding sequence ATGAACATGCTAAAAAAAACAGTCGCTATTGCTCTATTTTCAATATTAAGTAGTGCTTCATATGCAAAAAATGCTTATGTTGATCAATTTATTAGCTTTACTAATGGTGCAGGTGTAGATAAAAGCGCCAGCGCTCAAGGCGGCTTTAATAGCGCTTATCCGGTATCTGTAAACCCAACTATCGCCACTGGTGCCCCCGTAACTGGTGAATGGGTTTCTTTGCCTCAAGACTATATGGCCACCTACGGATTTAATGGACAGCAAGCCACTGGCACTATCAGTATTTTCAGTATTGCCAATGGCGCAAATGAAGTAGCCAGTGTATTTGGCCGCTTAAATAGCGCCTCAGCGTGGAGCCTAATCGGCACAGTAACGGAAGGCGGCGGCTTAGGGCTAGGGCCACAGGCATCGTTTCTAACTTTAACCAGTGCAATTAGCCAAATTATGGTTAAAAGCCATGGCAGTGCAGGTGCATCACCAGGATTTGACTTAATGGGCATTCAAGGCACAGGAATGGTTGCAGTACCCGTGCCTGGGCCAGAAACCTATGCCTTAATGGGTTTAGGCTTAATTGCGGTGTTTGCCCACCGCCGTAAAGCCGCAAATGCATAA
- the nagZ gene encoding beta-N-acetylhexosaminidase, whose amino-acid sequence MHAADLLQSLTLSQKVAQMFMVGFDGFVPNTHIETMLKQQQIGGVILFRRNVANTEQVAALNLQLQQINARFSPVPLLIGIDQEGGMVMRIEDGVTPLPSAMAFKNTASVADCAALTQIGNAELKSLGININFAPVLDINNNRQNPVIGVRAYGETANEVCQFALAALSGMQAAGMAATGKHFPGHGDTAMDSHVGMPVVAHDRPRLDAVELAPFCAAFNAGLDALMTAHVAFPAIEPDLSIPATLSHAVLNGLLRKELGFKGVVITDCLEMDAIAKGVGTVAAAVQAVRAGADIVLISHTPSTQTAALAAVQAAVEAGEIDIAQIDASVLRILALKQQYQMQNWASLVPSLQAASSMALSQRVHQAAITGSTQPLDKNKPVHLISAEVRAHTEIDEVALGKTPEARNSLAQPLTELGFTVSEQWIALRPDSAELDTALTQAALAPQIIFVSYNATLNPEQQALIAALPQEKLWLIAGRLPYDLDLVPKRQAD is encoded by the coding sequence ATGCATGCTGCAGATCTATTACAGTCGCTCACCCTTAGCCAAAAAGTGGCGCAAATGTTTATGGTGGGTTTTGATGGCTTTGTACCTAATACGCATATTGAAACAATGCTTAAACAACAGCAGATTGGCGGCGTTATTTTATTTAGGCGCAATGTGGCAAATACAGAGCAAGTAGCCGCTTTAAATTTACAGTTGCAGCAAATCAATGCCCGCTTTAGCCCCGTGCCACTATTAATAGGTATTGATCAAGAAGGCGGGATGGTGATGCGAATTGAAGATGGCGTCACACCACTGCCATCAGCAATGGCTTTTAAAAATACCGCTAGCGTGGCCGATTGTGCGGCACTCACCCAAATTGGCAATGCGGAGCTTAAATCGCTAGGCATTAATATTAATTTTGCGCCGGTATTGGATATTAATAACAATCGGCAAAACCCTGTGATTGGCGTGCGTGCCTATGGCGAAACCGCCAACGAAGTTTGCCAGTTTGCCCTAGCCGCATTAAGCGGTATGCAAGCAGCAGGTATGGCGGCCACCGGCAAGCATTTTCCTGGGCATGGCGATACCGCGATGGACTCACACGTGGGCATGCCGGTGGTGGCACACGATAGGCCACGTTTAGATGCGGTAGAGCTAGCGCCATTTTGTGCGGCATTTAATGCGGGGCTAGATGCCTTGATGACGGCTCATGTGGCTTTTCCTGCCATTGAGCCAGATTTATCTATCCCTGCCACACTTTCCCACGCGGTGCTCAATGGCTTATTAAGAAAAGAACTAGGCTTTAAAGGCGTAGTAATTACCGATTGCTTAGAAATGGATGCCATTGCCAAAGGCGTGGGTACGGTGGCAGCAGCGGTGCAAGCCGTTAGGGCAGGCGCAGATATTGTGCTGATTTCGCACACGCCAAGCACACAAACCGCCGCCTTAGCCGCCGTGCAAGCTGCAGTTGAAGCGGGCGAAATTGATATTGCCCAGATCGATGCATCGGTACTGCGTATTTTGGCTTTAAAACAGCAATATCAGATGCAAAACTGGGCAAGTTTAGTGCCCTCTTTACAAGCGGCCAGCAGCATGGCGCTATCGCAACGCGTACACCAAGCCGCCATTACTGGCAGCACTCAACCATTAGATAAAAATAAGCCGGTGCATTTAATCAGCGCTGAAGTGCGTGCGCATACAGAAATAGATGAAGTGGCTCTAGGCAAAACGCCAGAAGCGCGCAACTCGCTAGCACAGCCTTTAACCGAGCTAGGTTTTACGGTTAGCGAGCAGTGGATTGCGCTAAGACCCGACTCAGCAGAGCTTGATACAGCCCTCACGCAAGCGGCCCTTGCACCGCAAATTATTTTTGTTTCATATAACGCAACGCTTAACCCAGAGCAGCAAGCCTTGATTGCCGCTTTGCCACAAGAAAAGCTCTGGCTGATCGCAGGGCGGTTACCTTATGACTTAGATTTAGTCCCCAAGCGGCAGGCCGATTAA
- a CDS encoding DUF4214 domain-containing protein yields the protein MATAAALAFVQKLYVAYYQRPADYAGQQFWAEKFDKEGGASAIASAFATSAESVTLYGSQALAAQINAVYLASFGRAAETVGLQFYINEINAGRLTTGTMAVAVLNGAVGTDLSTLNSKLAVAAAYTTAVSDNTGILKYVGDASAVAARTFLATVTTANQAASTTEVITQARALVVPTVTTGSTFTLTTATDSITGTAGADTFLATAATTNPTFNAADTINGGAGTDTLNLTIDVLAANGVSGASTSAVEVINFRSVSGNAQAIVGGTSRVPLLLFLIVRLMR from the coding sequence ATGGCAACTGCAGCAGCATTAGCATTCGTGCAAAAACTCTATGTCGCTTACTATCAACGTCCAGCCGACTACGCTGGGCAGCAATTTTGGGCGGAAAAATTTGATAAAGAAGGCGGTGCATCGGCTATTGCCAGCGCATTCGCTACCTCCGCAGAATCGGTAACATTGTATGGCTCGCAAGCCTTAGCCGCACAAATCAACGCTGTTTACTTGGCATCGTTTGGCCGCGCGGCAGAAACCGTGGGTTTGCAATTTTATATCAATGAAATCAATGCTGGCCGCCTAACCACGGGCACGATGGCCGTGGCCGTTTTAAATGGCGCAGTGGGTACGGATTTAAGCACCTTAAACTCTAAGTTGGCTGTGGCTGCTGCTTACACAACTGCCGTATCTGATAACACTGGTATTTTGAAGTATGTGGGTGATGCTTCTGCGGTGGCTGCCCGTACTTTCTTGGCGACGGTAACGACGGCAAATCAGGCGGCTTCGACTACGGAGGTTATTACACAGGCGAGGGCTTTAGTCGTTCCTACTGTTACAACGGGATCAACATTTACTCTTACAACTGCAACTGATTCGATTACCGGCACTGCTGGTGCTGATACTTTCCTTGCCACAGCTGCAACGACGAATCCTACATTTAATGCTGCGGATACAATTAATGGTGGAGCGGGCACAGATACACTTAATTTAACGATTGATGTTTTAGCTGCCAATGGAGTATCTGGTGCATCAACTTCAGCCGTTGAAGTGATTAATTTCCGTAGTGTGTCGGGCAATGCTCAAGCAATCGTTGGGGGAACTTCGCGGGTGCCACTTCTTTTGTTTCTGATCGTTCGACTGATGCGGTGA
- a CDS encoding beta strand repeat-containing protein, whose translation MTLTGLTAGQAVGVAGNGAVTNGALNFTYGATVAAGVINISGGTTAGALAETGAGITSNTINSTGAANTVGAIALSGTANTALTVNATTALTTGNITGFTGTASTITVAGAAVNNAGTATALASAAVTLGTIENATVATINASGLTAGGVGAVLSTNVAIVVTGGAGDDFITTGAVLTTGSVAAGAGTGDRLTLAADGHIASVALGAKYTGFEVVSIGTGGSTLDLDNLAAANTLTGLRLTGSSTVTNINAATAGNVTVLASSTDTLTVKNALTPGQIDTLKLTVSDELAAVNTITLTAPVIAGVEVLNLVATDNTTITTLANALALTNLNISGAGNVVVTTLGAVALQTNYNINASTATGNLTLDATGAITNGFSLTGGSGINTITGGSQVFSVNLAASTAKADVIAVANAAAGATGGTLALPNLSITGFTNSATVLVGDKVDVINTASIGAAVAAAASAADATVTAALSATGIFTFTGTGAAAATLATKIAIATEAAYGGATQYRTTAFEHGGNTYLVENGDAVAGYLAGTDIVVNLVGVTGVTALSTTASAASTVWVI comes from the coding sequence GTGACCTTAACTGGGCTTACTGCGGGGCAAGCAGTTGGTGTTGCGGGTAATGGCGCAGTGACAAACGGAGCTTTAAATTTTACTTATGGTGCAACTGTCGCTGCGGGCGTCATCAATATTTCAGGTGGAACAACGGCTGGAGCATTAGCTGAAACAGGGGCTGGTATTACATCCAATACGATTAACTCTACTGGTGCTGCTAATACAGTGGGTGCAATTGCCTTATCTGGTACAGCAAATACTGCTCTTACTGTTAATGCAACAACCGCTTTAACCACAGGCAATATCACTGGCTTTACCGGCACAGCTTCGACGATTACTGTTGCAGGGGCTGCGGTTAATAATGCAGGAACAGCAACGGCTCTTGCTTCTGCTGCCGTTACATTAGGTACGATCGAAAATGCGACGGTAGCTACTATTAATGCATCAGGTTTAACGGCTGGCGGTGTTGGGGCTGTATTAAGCACTAATGTAGCGATTGTAGTTACAGGTGGGGCGGGTGATGATTTCATTACAACGGGTGCTGTTTTAACTACAGGCTCTGTCGCTGCAGGGGCAGGTACGGGGGACCGATTGACTTTAGCTGCTGATGGTCATATCGCATCTGTCGCTTTGGGGGCTAAGTACACAGGGTTTGAGGTTGTTTCTATTGGTACGGGTGGTTCTACATTAGATCTGGATAATCTAGCGGCTGCTAATACGCTGACCGGATTACGTCTAACAGGTAGTTCAACCGTCACCAATATTAATGCTGCGACTGCGGGCAATGTGACTGTATTGGCGAGTAGTACTGATACCCTTACCGTAAAAAATGCACTGACTCCTGGTCAAATTGATACGCTGAAGTTGACGGTGAGTGATGAGCTGGCGGCAGTGAATACTATTACATTGACAGCTCCAGTTATCGCTGGTGTAGAAGTCTTGAATTTAGTGGCGACTGATAATACAACAATCACAACCTTAGCTAATGCTCTCGCGTTAACTAACCTCAATATTTCTGGGGCAGGTAACGTGGTGGTAACTACATTAGGTGCCGTTGCTTTACAAACTAATTACAACATTAATGCCAGCACCGCAACGGGTAATTTGACTTTGGATGCTACGGGAGCAATTACGAATGGTTTCTCTTTAACTGGTGGTTCAGGAATCAACACGATCACTGGTGGGAGCCAAGTATTCTCCGTTAATTTAGCGGCATCTACTGCGAAAGCTGATGTCATTGCAGTTGCCAATGCTGCTGCAGGTGCAACTGGTGGTACTTTAGCGCTACCTAACTTAAGCATCACTGGCTTTACTAATTCGGCCACCGTATTGGTTGGTGATAAAGTTGATGTGATTAATACGGCCTCCATTGGGGCGGCAGTTGCCGCAGCAGCTTCTGCTGCTGATGCAACGGTCACTGCCGCATTATCTGCAACAGGTATCTTTACCTTTACGGGTACGGGGGCAGCAGCAGCGACTTTGGCAACTAAAATTGCGATTGCTACCGAAGCTGCTTATGGTGGTGCAACGCAATATCGCACCACTGCATTTGAGCATGGTGGAAATACCTATTTAGTTGAAAATGGCGACGCAGTTGCTGGATATTTAGCAGGTACTGATATCGTAGTTAACTTGGTTGGGGTAACCGGTGTAACGGCTCTATCAACTACAGCGTCTGCTGCTTCTACTGTTTGGGTGATTTAG
- a CDS encoding glycoside hydrolase family 19 protein, with amino-acid sequence MAIVISTQHLAAIAGKESKLMPDLVLWINKLCPQYEIDSPQEYAHFLAQACHESDYFKTFKEYATGAAYEGRADLGNRKAGDGIRFKGRGIFQTTGRANYLQLGIKKGHRDLFINHPEYLEQAEYAVWSACEYWANKNLNDVANHADIDILKKKYRGKVLDVSPVEFISLTINGGYNGIEERKRFYALAQRVLK; translated from the coding sequence ATGGCTATCGTGATTAGCACTCAGCATTTAGCAGCCATTGCGGGTAAGGAATCTAAGCTGATGCCTGATTTGGTACTGTGGATCAATAAACTTTGCCCACAATATGAAATTGATAGCCCACAGGAATACGCGCATTTTTTAGCGCAGGCTTGCCATGAAAGTGATTACTTTAAAACATTTAAAGAATATGCCACGGGCGCGGCGTATGAGGGCAGGGCGGATTTAGGCAATCGCAAGGCGGGGGATGGGATACGTTTTAAAGGGCGGGGGATATTCCAAACTACGGGGCGAGCTAATTATTTGCAATTGGGCATTAAAAAAGGCCACCGAGATTTATTTATCAATCACCCAGAATATTTGGAGCAAGCCGAATACGCGGTTTGGAGCGCTTGCGAATATTGGGCCAATAAAAATTTAAACGATGTAGCTAATCATGCCGATATAGATATATTAAAGAAAAAATATCGCGGCAAGGTATTAGACGTGTCGCCCGTGGAGTTTATTAGCTTGACCATTAATGGTGGTTACAATGGCATTGAGGAAAGAAAGCGCTTTTATGCGCTTGCACAGCGGGTTTTAAAATAA
- a CDS encoding class I SAM-dependent methyltransferase, with product MSDWTAGYIADIAYTYGYYTELNPLRLKLAFLNAGLACPEIANACELGFGQGMSANLHAAASITQWHGTDFNPSQAGFAQELASISGAGARLFDEAFADFAARSDLPEFDYIGLHGIWSWISDENRRVIVEFIRRKLKVGGVLYISYNTQPGWASFAPIRHLMTEHAEIIGAEGNGIVSRINGALDFTEKLLATQPMYARANPQIADRIQKAKEQNRHYLAHEYFNRDWLPMHFASMAEWLKPAKLSYACSAHYMDHIDVINLTAEQQQFLAEIPDTQFRETTRDFMVNQQFRRDYWVRGPRTLSPLAQAEQLRQLRVLLIQPRSDVSLKVNGNLGEATLQDSTYTPILDAMSDHQIISLGKLEQATNLPFAQIFQAIIVLTGAGSVALAQEDTHIAKAKKSCEKINHYLCQQSRGSSDINYLASPVSGGGIVVGRFQQLFLLARSQGKKHPAEMAQFAWQILATQNQKLVKEGITIESSEDNIAELTQQAQLFCDKQIGILKALGIV from the coding sequence ATGAGCGACTGGACAGCAGGATATATTGCAGATATTGCCTACACCTACGGCTATTACACCGAGCTTAATCCGCTACGGCTAAAGTTGGCGTTTTTAAATGCGGGCTTAGCCTGCCCAGAAATAGCTAATGCGTGTGAATTAGGATTTGGCCAAGGAATGAGCGCCAATTTGCATGCCGCCGCCAGTATCACGCAATGGCACGGCACCGATTTCAACCCATCGCAAGCAGGCTTTGCCCAGGAATTAGCCAGCATATCAGGCGCAGGGGCAAGATTATTTGATGAGGCCTTTGCCGACTTTGCCGCCCGCAGTGATTTACCCGAATTTGATTATATTGGCCTGCATGGCATTTGGAGCTGGATATCGGATGAAAACCGTAGAGTGATTGTGGAATTTATTCGCCGCAAATTAAAAGTAGGTGGGGTTTTATATATTAGCTATAACACTCAGCCCGGCTGGGCCAGCTTTGCGCCAATAAGGCATTTAATGACCGAGCACGCCGAGATTATTGGCGCAGAAGGCAATGGTATTGTCAGCCGAATTAATGGCGCACTCGATTTCACCGAAAAACTACTTGCCACCCAGCCGATGTATGCGCGGGCTAATCCGCAAATAGCGGATCGAATACAAAAAGCAAAAGAGCAAAATCGCCATTATCTAGCGCATGAATACTTTAATCGCGATTGGCTGCCCATGCACTTTGCCAGCATGGCCGAATGGCTAAAGCCTGCCAAGCTTAGCTATGCCTGCTCTGCGCATTATATGGATCATATTGATGTCATTAATTTAACAGCTGAGCAGCAACAATTTCTGGCAGAAATTCCCGATACGCAGTTTCGCGAAACCACGCGTGATTTTATGGTGAATCAGCAATTTCGCCGTGATTACTGGGTACGTGGCCCGCGCACACTCAGCCCCCTTGCCCAAGCTGAGCAGCTACGCCAACTGCGCGTGCTACTGATTCAGCCCCGCAGCGATGTATCGCTCAAAGTAAACGGCAACCTTGGCGAAGCCACCTTACAAGATAGCACTTACACGCCCATTTTAGATGCCATGAGCGATCACCAAATCATCAGCCTAGGCAAGCTAGAACAAGCCACCAACCTGCCCTTTGCACAAATTTTTCAAGCCATTATTGTGCTCACCGGCGCAGGCAGCGTTGCACTGGCACAAGAAGACACGCACATCGCCAAAGCCAAAAAAAGCTGTGAAAAGATCAATCACTACCTATGCCAGCAATCGCGTGGCAGCAGCGATATCAACTACCTAGCCAGCCCCGTATCCGGCGGCGGTATTGTAGTTGGCCGCTTTCAACAACTCTTTTTATTAGCCCGCAGCCAAGGCAAAAAACACCCCGCAGAAATGGCGCAATTCGCATGGCAAATCCTCGCCACGCAAAATCAAAAGCTGGTTAAGGAAGGTATCACCATAGAAAGTAGCGAGGACAATATCGCCGAATTAACGCAACAAGCGCAGCTATTTTGCGATAAGCAAATCGGCATATTAAAAGCATTGGGGATTGTTTAA